The Balneolaceae bacterium DNA segment GCCCGCTGAACCTCAGCGTGACCGCCGCGGGCACCGTGCCTGCCGGACGCGTGCGCTACCGTTCCGGGGCGTCCGAGGATGAGGCCATCTGCGTGAGCGGCGATCTCGGCGGGGCTATCGCGGGCCTGCGCATCCTGATGCGCGAGAAAGAGATCTGGCAGGAACAGGGCGAGCAGCAGGCTTTCCAGCCCGACCTGGAGGAATACGAATACGTGGTGGGTCGGCAGCTGGTGCCCGCCGCCCGCCGCGATGTGGTGGAGGCCCTGGGACAGGCCGGCCTGCTGCCCGGCGCCCTCACCGACGTCTCGCGAGGGCACTCGTGGCCAGCCTGCGCCAGGTGGCCGAGTCCTCCGGGCTGGGCTGCTACGTCTACCAGGCCGCCCTCCCCGTAGCCCTGGACACCCGGGCCGTGGCCGACGAGATGAAGGAGGAGGCGGACAAGTACGCCCTGTTTGGCGGGGAGGACTACGAGATGCTCTTCACGCTGCCCGAGGGGGAGGTGGAGCGTGCTGGCCGAACAGTTCGAGGATTTCGCGGTGGTGGGCAAGATAACCGGCGACCCGGGCGTTACCATGCAGACGGCCGAAGGGGAGACGGTGCGCCTGGAAGAGGAGGAGTGACCCGGGTATGCATGCGTAGCGGAACATTCGAGGCACGTATTCGTACGACTTCCGGTGCTACAGAAGAGCAACGCAAAGGTTATAAGGGTCCCGTCGCCTGCGCAGTTCTGTAATATTTGCCGTATATTGGTATTGACCGGCTTAATACTTATTCTCTCTTTACGCGATGTCTGATTCCAACCATTTCCCCAACCGTAAGCCCGATTCGGGGTACTCCAAGAAGGGCGGACGCAGTTCCTCGCGCTTTCCGATCTGGATCTATGTGGTGCTTTTTGTGGCGCTGCTGGCTGTTCAGTTCTGGTTCATCAGTCCCGAGAATGGCGACCGCATCAAATACAGCACCTTCCTGGAGTATGTTGAGCAGGGATACATTTCCCAGATCACCATTCGCAACGGCACCGATGTTACCGGCCAGTACAGCTCAAAGGCCGTGGAGGAGGGCATCGTCACGCCTCCCTCGCCCGAGGACAACCAGTGGTCGCTCGGAGGCGGAGCGGAGGAGAACACCTTCTCCACCACCATGCTGGAGGGCGACGAAATTCGTCCCCTGCTTGACGAACATGAAGTGATCTACGACGTACGCATCGAGGAAAGCTGGTTCAACGGCATCCTCATTTGGCTCATTCCCATTGGGCTGGCCATTGCATTCTGGATTTACATTTTCCGGCGCATGAATCCGGGCCAGCAGGTGCTTAACATCGGCAAGAACAAGGCCTCCCTCTACGACAAGCAGGCCGACAACAAGGTATCCTTCAAGGACGTGGCCGGCCTGCAGGAGGCCAAGGCCGAAGTGGAGGAGGTGGTGGAATTTCTGCAGAAACCCCAAGAAATTCACCAGGCTGGGAGGAACCCTTCCCAAGGGGGTGCTGCTGGTGGGTCCGCCGGGAACCGGCAAGACCCTGCTGGCCAAGGCTACGGCCGGGGAGGCCGACGTTCCTTTCTTCAGCCTCAGCGGCTCCGATTTTGTGGAGATGTTCGTAGGCGTGGGCGCGGCCCGCGTGCGTGACCTCTTCAAGCAGGCCAAGGAGAAGGCGCCCTGCATTATCTTTATCGATGAAATCGACGCCATCGGCCGCAGCCGTGGACGGGGCATGATGATGGGCTCCAACGACGAGCGCGAGAACACCCTCAACCAGCTCCTCAGCGAGATGGACGGCTTCAACACCGACAAGGGAGTGATCATCATGGCGGCCACCAACCGCCCCGACGTGCTCGACTCGGCGCTGTTGCGCCCGGGCCGCTTCGACCGGCAGATCCTCATCGACAAGCCCGACCTGTCGCGGGCGCGTGGAGGTGCTGAAAGTGCACACGCGCAACATCAAGATGTCCTCCGGACATCGACCTGAAACTGCTCGCCTCGACAAACCCCCGGCTTCGCCGGCGCCGAGCTGGCCAATCTCTGCAACGAGGCCGCCCTGATGGCCGCCCGCCGGGACAAGGAGAGCGTGGAGATGGAGGATTTCCAGGATTCCATCGAGCGGGTCATTGCCGGCCTGGAAAAAAAGAACAAGCTCATCAGTCCCCACGAGCGCAAAATCGTAGCCTACCATGAGTCGGGCCATGCTATCCTGGGCTGGTACCTCGAGCACACCGATCCGGTGCTTAAAGTAAGCATCGTGCCCCGCGGGCTCGCTGCCCTGGGCTACACCCTGCAGACGCCCCTGGAGGACCGTTTCCTGATGACCACCGAAGAGCTGAATGACAAGATCTGTGCCCTGCTCGGGGGACGCATTGCCGAGGAGATCATCTTTGGACGCATATCCACGGGCGCCCAGAACGACCTGGAGCGAATCACCAACATGGCCTTCGCCATGGTGGCCGAGTACGGCATGAGCGAGGAACTGGGCTACGTATCCCTGAAAGATTCCCAGAACCCCGAGAACAGCTACGGCTTCAACAAGAAGTACTCGGAGAGGACGGCCGAACGGATTGACCAGGCCGTCAATGATATCATCCGGCGCAACTACCAGCGTACCAAGGAACTGCTGATCAAACACAAGGACAAGCTCGAAATGATGGCGCAGACCCTCCTTGAGAAGGAGGTGCTCGACCACAACGACCTGCGCGATCTGCTCGGCGACCAGCCCGAGGGCAAGTACCCCGAAGGTATCTTCGACGACAAGAGGCGAAAGGTGAACGGCAAGTCCGTACGGTGCCCCGGAAGCGGCCGACAGCCAGCCCGGAGAGGAGGAGCCCACATCCTCGAACAGCGGCCCGGGCGGTGACCCGCCAGGGGAAGACGGACGCGCCAAGGCGGCGAAGTGCCGGCTTCGGGCGAGTCCAAGGGCTGAACATACCCGTCTTGCTCGCCATTACAGCTCTTCAACGGCGAACGTACGCCCTTTTCCCTCCCGGTTTCCGCCGCTCCGGCCTCCCAGCGCCCTCGTAACATTGCGGTAACGTCGGCCTTAACCTTCCGAATAACGTTACCGTTACAGAAGGATAACCTTGAGATAACCGTATCACAATCTGTGTGTGCTACACTTCGCGTGTTGAACAGGAGTCAACCTCAGTCAACCGCAACCCATCAGCACACACATGGTGAATACGCTTCAAACAACACGAATCAGCAAGTTGGCAGCGATGAGTCTCGCTGTCCTGTTTCCTTTGCAACCGGGCTCCGGGCCCAGGATTCCAACGGCACTTCCGCTTCCGGTACCACCGGCCGAACGCAGGCATCCGCCGAGACCGGCAAAATCTCCCGGCAAGGTGGTGGACGCCGAAACCGGTAAGACCATCATCGGCGCGAACGTCGGCGTGGT contains these protein-coding regions:
- a CDS encoding ATP-dependent metallopeptidase FtsH/Yme1/Tma family protein, encoding MSDSNHFPNRKPDSGYSKKGGRSSSRFPIWIYVVLFVALLAVQFWFISPENGDRIKYSTFLEYVEQGYISQITIRNGTDVTGQYSSKAVEEGIVTPPSPEDNQWSLGGGAEENTFSTTMLEGDEIRPLLDEHEVIYDVRIEESWFNGILIWLIPIGLAIAFWIYIFRRMNPGQQVLNIGKNKASLYDKQADNKVSFKDVAGLQEAKAEVEEVVEFLQKPQEIHQAGRNPSQGGAAGGSAGNRQDPAGQGYGRGGRRSFLQPQRLRFCGDVRRRGRGPRA
- a CDS encoding AAA family ATPase, which translates into the protein MAKATAGEADVPFFSLSGSDFVEMFVGVGAARVRDLFKQAKEKAPCIIFIDEIDAIGRSRGRGMMMGSNDERENTLNQLLSEMDGFNTDKGVIIMAATNRPDVLDSALLRPGRFDRQILIDKPDLSRARGGAESAHAQHQDVLRTST
- a CDS encoding carboxypeptidase-like regulatory domain-containing protein, producing the protein MSLAVLFPLQPGSGPRIPTALPLPVPPAERRHPPRPAKSPGKVVDAETGKTIIGANVGVVGTSLGDATDINGKYTIAGLQPGIYALQVS